A DNA window from Drosophila pseudoobscura strain MV-25-SWS-2005 chromosome 2, UCI_Dpse_MV25, whole genome shotgun sequence contains the following coding sequences:
- the LOC4802396 gene encoding low choriolytic enzyme produces the protein MLFPSGCLFVVLAVAGPCLVASEGIESYENYYNEIHVDDEQAEAKTRNALKSEFQRWPGNKIYYRISGDYSDQEVANVRTAMSSFNEQTCVQFEEINGSPPAGRRYVYFKKSPNMCGTRVGYNPIPFGSHDVQLNERCLTMPAVIQHETLHLLGLFHEQSRPDRNEYVQIEYDNIPRKYWSQFMAMNSTTTYNVPYDYESVMHYAKNAFAKDPTKPTIRALVDGKPVERELGQVRGPSEGDWTKIRLMYKC, from the coding sequence ATGTTGTTTCCATCGGGTTGTCTTTTTGTGGTGTTGGCGGTGGCCGGACCCTGTCTGGTGGCATCAGAAGGAATAGAGTCCTACGAGAACTACTACAACGAGATCCATGTGGACGACGAGCAGGCCGAGGCCAAAACACGCAACGCCTTGAAGTCGGAGTTTCAGCGATGGCCTGGCAACAAGATCTACTACCGCATTTCCGGGGACTACAGCGATCAGGAGGTGGCCAATGTCCGGACGGCCATGTCCAGCTTCAACGAGCAGACGTGTGTGCAGTTCGAGGAGATAAATGGATCTCCGCCCGCAGGTCGTCGCTATGTGTACTTCAAAAAGTCCCCGAACATGTGCGGAACCCGAGTGGGCTATAATCCAATACCCTTTGGCTCCCACGATGTCCAGCTTAACGAGCGCTGCCTCACCATGCCCGCTGTGATCCAGCACGAGACGCTCCACCTCCTTGGTCTCTTCCACGAGCAGAGTCGCCCGGATCGCAATGAATACGTCCAGATTGAATACGACAACATCCCTCGCAAGTACTGGTCGCAGTTCATGGCCATGAATTCGACCACCACCTACAACGTGCCCTACGATTACGAGAGCGTTATGCATTATGCCAAGAATGCCTTTGCCAAGGATCCCACCAAGCCCACCATTCGGGCCTTGGTTGACGGCAAGCCGGTGGAGCGCGAATTGGGGCAGGTTCGGGGCCCATCCGAGGGCGATTGGACCAAGATTCGTTTGATGTACAAGTGTTAG
- the LOC4802397 gene encoding protein fem-1 homolog CG6966: MDYKFIVFNAARDNNLPQLKATLYNKSSSEVGSLISAKVNGATPLVISCRNGHYDIVEYLLTKCRANVEQVGSVSFDGEPIEDAPPLWCAAAAGHLGIVKMLVRRAANVNSTTRTNSTPLRAACFDGHYEIVKYLVHHGADFEVANRHGHTCLMIACYKGHYRIAQYLLSLNADVNRCSVKGNTALHDCAESGSLQILQLLLKHGATMDVDYYGMTPLLAASVTGHMPIVEHLITLPCVSRESRIHALELLGATYVDRKRDMAAALNLWRRALEERNVEPPLTKKVQEPVPAYEMVREVTNVEELEEMVLDPDEMRMQALVIRQRILGPTHPDTSYYIRFRGAHYADAGRFDRCIELWSYALTMQQKILQPLSPMTQSSLLSFAELFSFMLVEAGRLLPRGRVVPPIEADGMLTIFYKAVKEVERGQAFNLEQQQQQQQQLQQPQQQLLAASKSCSASSSTSSASATSATASTTLLSAHQHDCNHDPNALSRTMISAIHIGCLLSSLLDTESLSPEMRRQVMGALYRLNRLKVRVRFDRTALHYSCYREGTLAGRYPSCQFPSTTLAKALLEVGADPNAIDDAGNTPLHLAATLQPYVEPLAHILLEGGAHLDTKNFAGETFESLLGPTPMHKIIDPMKYTTLACLAARTIKRNDINYEGTVPETLYDFIELH; this comes from the exons ATGGATTACAAATTCATTGTTTTTAATGCTGCCCGCGATAATAATCTGCCCCAATTGAAG GCCACCCTGTACAACAAAAGTTCCAGCGAGGTGGGCAGCCTCATATCGGCGAAAGTGAACGGAGCCACACCGCTGGTCATCTCCTGCCGCAATGGACACTACGATATTGTAGAATATTTATTGACAAAGTGTCGCGCCAATGTGGAGCAGGTGGGATCCGTGAGCTTCGATGGTGAGCCCATCGAGGATGCCCCGCCGCTGTGgtgtgccgccgccgccggacACCTGGGCATTGTCAAGATGCTGGTCCGCAGGGCGGCGAATGTTAACAGTACGACGCGAACGAACTCAACGCCCCTGAGGGCCGCCTGCTTCGACGGACACTACGAGATCGTTAAGTATCTGGTACATCATGGAGCGG ACTTTGAGGTGGCGAATCGCCATGGACACACCTGCTTGATGATCGCCTGCTACAAGGGACACTACCGCATCGCCCAGTACCTCCTCTCGCTCAATGCGGATGTCAACCGATGCAGCGTCAAGGGAAACACAGCTCTCCACGACTGCGCCGAATCGGGTTCCCTGCAgatcctgcagctgctgctgaagcaCGGCGCCACCATGGATGTGGACTACTACGGAATGACGCCGCTGCTGGCGGCCAGTGTCACCGGCCACATGCCCATTGTGGAGCACCTGATCACGCTGCCCTGCGTTAGCCGTGAGTCGCGGATACATGCCCTGGAGCTGCTCGGTGCCACATATGTGGACAGAAAGCGAGACATGGCCGCGGCCCTCAATCTGTGGCGTCGAGCGCTCGAGGAGCGCAATGTGGAACCGCCGCTGACGAAGAAGGTGCAAGAGCCAGTGCCCGCCTACGAGATGGTGCGTGAGGTGACCAAcgtggaggagctggaggagatgGTGCTCGATCCCGATGAGATGCGAATGCAGGCCTTGGTCATTCGCCAGCGCATCCTGGGACCCACTCATCCAGACACCAGCTACTACATCAGATTCAG GGGTGCCCACTACGCCGACGCTGGACGCTTTGATCGCTGCATAGAGCTCTGGTCGTACGCCCTGACAATGCAGCAGAAAATCCTGCAGCCGCTCAGTCCCATGACACAGTCCTCGCTGCTTTCCTTTGCCGAGCTCTTCAGCTTCATGCTGGTCGAGGCGGGACGCCTGCTGCCGCGTGGTCGCGTCGTGCCGCCCATCGAGGCCGATGGCATGCTAACCATTTTTTACAAGGCCGTCAAGGAGGTGGAACGTGGACAGGCCTTTAAtctcgagcagcagcaacagcagcagcagcagctgcagcagccacagcagcagctgctcgcCGCCAGCAAATCCTGTTCAGCTTCCTCATCCACGTCTTCCGCTTCGGCCacctccgccaccgcctccacaACGCTGCTGTCGGCGCATCAGCACGACTGCAATCACGACCCGAACGCCCTCAGTCGCACCATGATAAGTGCCATCCACATCGGCTGTTTGCTCAGCTCGCTGCTGGACACGGAGAGCCTCAGTCCTGAGATGCGCCGCCAGGTGATGGGCGCTCTATATCGGCTCAATCGTCTCAAGGTGCGCGTGCGCTTCGACAGAACGGCCCTGCACTATTCCTGCTATCGTGAGGGAACACTGGCGGGTCGCTATCCCTCCTGCCAGTTCCCATCGACGACGCTGGCGAAGGCCCTGCTAGAGGTGGGTGCCGATCCGAATGCCATCGATGATGCGGGCAACACGCCACTGCATCTGGCGGCCACACTGCAGCCGTATGTGGAGCCCTTGGCGCACATATTGCTCGAGGGTGGGGCGCATCTG GATACGAAAAACTTTGCTGGGGAGACATTCGAGAGCCTGCTGGGCCCCACGCCCATGCACAAGATCATTGATCCGATGAAATACACGACGCTGGCGTGCCTGGCCGCACGGACCATAAAGAGGAACGACATCAACTACGAGGGAACGGTCCCGGAGACACTCTACGACTTTATCGAGCTGCACTAG